One genomic segment of Streptomyces sp. RerS4 includes these proteins:
- the rpsB gene encoding 30S ribosomal protein S2: MAVVTMRELLESGVHFGHQTRRWNPKMKRFIFTERNGIYIIDLLQSLSYIDRAYEFVKETVAHGGSIMFVGTKKQAQEAIAEQATRVGMPYVNQRWLGGMLTNFSTVYKRLQRLKELEAIDFEDVAASGLTKKELLVLSREKTKLEKTLGGIREMSKVPSAVWIVDTKKEHIAVGEARKLHIPVVAILDTNCDPDEVDYKIPGNDDAIRSVTLLTRVIADAVAEGLIARSGAATGDSKPGEKAAAEPLAEWERDLLEGEKKADETEAPAAEAVEAPAAEAVEAPAAEAVEAPAADAEQA; the protein is encoded by the coding sequence ATGGCCGTCGTAACGATGCGGGAGCTGCTGGAGAGCGGCGTCCACTTCGGTCACCAGACCCGTCGCTGGAACCCGAAGATGAAGCGCTTCATCTTCACCGAGCGCAACGGCATCTACATCATCGACCTGCTCCAGTCGCTGTCGTACATCGACCGCGCCTACGAGTTCGTGAAGGAGACCGTCGCGCACGGCGGTTCCATCATGTTCGTCGGTACCAAGAAGCAGGCCCAGGAGGCCATCGCCGAGCAGGCGACGCGCGTTGGCATGCCGTACGTCAACCAGCGCTGGCTCGGTGGCATGCTCACCAACTTCTCCACCGTCTACAAGCGCCTGCAGCGTCTGAAGGAGCTTGAGGCGATCGACTTCGAGGACGTCGCCGCCTCGGGTCTCACCAAGAAGGAGCTCCTGGTCCTCTCCCGCGAGAAGACCAAGCTGGAGAAGACCCTCGGTGGTATCCGCGAGATGTCGAAGGTCCCCAGCGCCGTCTGGATCGTCGACACCAAGAAGGAGCACATCGCCGTCGGTGAGGCGCGCAAGCTCCACATCCCGGTCGTCGCGATCCTCGACACCAACTGTGACCCCGACGAGGTCGACTACAAGATCCCGGGCAACGACGACGCGATCCGCTCCGTCACCCTGCTCACCCGCGTGATCGCCGACGCCGTCGCCGAGGGCCTCATCGCCCGTTCCGGTGCCGCGACCGGTGACTCGAAGCCGGGCGAGAAGGCCGCCGCCGAGCCGCTCGCCGAGTGGGAGCGCGACCTGCTCGAGGGCGAGAAGAAGGCCGACGAGACCGAGGCCCCCGCGGCCGAGGCCGTCGAGGCCCCGGCCGCCGAGGCCGTCGAGGCCCCGGCCGCCGAGGCTGTCGAGGCCCCGGCCGCCGACGCCGAGCAGGCCTGA
- the tsf gene encoding translation elongation factor Ts produces the protein MANYTAADVKKLRELTGAGMLDCKNALVEADGDVTKANEILRVKGLKGVAKREGRSAENGAVTSLIAGDATTGVLLELKCETDFVAKSEKFLAVADQLAAHVAATKPADIEALLASEIEAGKTVQAFVDEANANLGEKIVLDRFAQYEGAFVASYMHRTMPDLPPQIGVLVELDKADADLAKGIAQHIAAFAPKYLTAEDVPAEVVESERRVAEEVTRAEGKPEAAIAKIVEGRVNGFFKDVTLLGQPYALDNKKSVQKVLDEAGVTLKRFTRIKVGI, from the coding sequence ATGGCGAACTACACCGCCGCTGACGTCAAGAAGCTCCGCGAGCTCACCGGCGCCGGCATGCTGGACTGCAAGAACGCGCTCGTCGAGGCCGACGGCGACGTCACCAAGGCCAACGAGATCCTGCGCGTCAAGGGCCTGAAGGGTGTCGCCAAGCGCGAGGGCCGTTCCGCGGAGAACGGTGCCGTCACCTCCCTGATCGCCGGCGACGCCACCACCGGTGTGCTGCTCGAGCTCAAGTGCGAGACCGACTTCGTCGCCAAGAGCGAGAAGTTCCTGGCCGTCGCCGACCAGCTCGCCGCCCACGTGGCCGCCACCAAGCCGGCGGACATCGAGGCGCTGCTGGCGTCCGAGATCGAGGCCGGCAAGACCGTCCAGGCGTTCGTGGACGAGGCCAACGCCAACCTCGGCGAGAAGATCGTCCTCGACCGCTTCGCGCAGTACGAGGGTGCCTTCGTGGCCTCCTACATGCACCGCACCATGCCCGACCTGCCGCCGCAGATCGGTGTCCTGGTCGAGCTGGACAAGGCCGACGCCGACCTGGCCAAGGGCATCGCCCAGCACATCGCCGCGTTCGCGCCGAAGTACCTGACCGCCGAGGACGTTCCGGCCGAGGTCGTCGAGTCCGAGCGTCGCGTCGCCGAAGAGGTCACCCGCGCCGAGGGCAAGCCCGAGGCCGCGATCGCCAAGATCGTCGAGGGTCGCGTCAACGGCTTCTTCAAGGACGTCACGCTCCTTGGCCAGCCGTACGCGCTGGACAACAAGAAGTCCGTCCAGAAGGTTCTGGACGAGGCCGGTGTCACCCTGAAGCGCTTCACCCGCATCAAGGTCGGCATCTGA
- the pyrH gene encoding UMP kinase, translating to MNQGVDPHTASDDKSDHEKKGRRFMLKLSGEAFSGGGGLGVDPDVVHAIAREIAAVVRDGAEIAIVIGGGNFFRGAELQQRGMDRARSDYMGMLGTVMNCLALQDFLEKEGIDSRVQTAITMGQVAEPYIPLRAVRHLEKGRVVIFGAGMGMPYFSTDTTAAQRALEIDAEALLMGKNGVDGVYDSDPKTNPDAVKFDALEYSEVLSRDLKVADATAITLCRDNQLPILVFELLAEGNIARAVKGEKIGTLVSDQGTRA from the coding sequence ATGAATCAGGGCGTGGACCCCCACACCGCTTCCGACGACAAGAGCGACCACGAGAAGAAGGGTCGCCGCTTCATGCTGAAGCTGTCCGGCGAAGCCTTCTCCGGCGGCGGCGGGCTGGGTGTCGACCCCGACGTCGTGCACGCCATCGCCCGTGAGATCGCGGCCGTGGTCCGTGACGGCGCCGAGATCGCGATCGTCATCGGCGGCGGCAACTTCTTCCGCGGCGCCGAACTCCAGCAGCGCGGCATGGACCGGGCCCGGTCCGACTACATGGGCATGCTCGGCACCGTCATGAACTGCCTCGCCCTCCAGGACTTCCTGGAGAAGGAGGGCATCGACAGCCGGGTCCAGACCGCCATCACCATGGGCCAGGTCGCGGAGCCGTACATCCCGCTGCGCGCCGTCCGCCACCTGGAGAAGGGCCGCGTCGTGATCTTCGGCGCCGGTATGGGCATGCCCTACTTCTCCACCGACACCACGGCCGCCCAGCGCGCCCTGGAGATCGACGCCGAAGCCCTCCTCATGGGCAAGAACGGCGTCGACGGGGTCTACGACTCCGACCCGAAGACCAACCCGGACGCGGTGAAGTTCGACGCGCTGGAGTACAGCGAGGTGCTGTCCCGGGACCTCAAGGTCGCCGACGCCACGGCCATCACGCTGTGCCGCGACAACCAGCTCCCCATCCTGGTCTTCGAGCTCCTCGCCGAGGGCAATATCGCCCGCGCCGTCAAGGGTGAGAAGATCGGCACGCTCGTGAGCGACCAGGGCACCCGGGCCTGA
- the frr gene encoding ribosome recycling factor, with protein MIEEILLEAEEKMEKAVVVAKEDFAAIRTGRAHPAMFNKIVADYYGAITPINQLASFAVPEPRMAIVTPFDASALRNIEQAIRDSDLGVNPSNDGRIIRVTFPELTQDRRKEYIKVAKNKAEDSKVSIRSVRRKAKDALDKLVKDKEAGEDEVRRAEKELDDTTAKYVAQVDELLKHKEAELLEV; from the coding sequence GTGATCGAAGAAATCCTCCTCGAGGCCGAGGAGAAGATGGAGAAGGCCGTCGTCGTCGCCAAGGAAGACTTCGCCGCGATCCGCACCGGCCGTGCGCACCCGGCGATGTTCAACAAGATCGTGGCGGACTACTACGGTGCCATCACGCCCATCAACCAGCTGGCCTCCTTCGCGGTGCCCGAGCCGCGCATGGCCATCGTGACGCCGTTCGACGCGTCGGCGCTGCGCAACATCGAGCAGGCCATCCGCGACTCCGACCTCGGGGTCAACCCGAGCAACGACGGCCGCATCATCCGGGTGACCTTCCCCGAGCTGACGCAGGACCGCCGCAAGGAGTACATCAAGGTCGCGAAGAACAAGGCCGAGGACTCCAAGGTCTCCATCCGTTCCGTGCGCCGCAAGGCCAAGGACGCCCTTGACAAGCTCGTCAAGGACAAGGAGGCCGGCGAGGACGAGGTGCGGCGCGCGGAGAAGGAGCTCGACGACACCACCGCGAAGTACGTCGCGCAGGTGGACGAGCTGCTCAAGCACAAGGAAGCCGAGCTCCTCGAGGTCTGA
- a CDS encoding phosphatidate cytidylyltransferase: protein MNDSPWAAEPAAAGPAYDALVGPQTRPMPIVPDAAGRDFDDREARDRGAAFAGGPPFRAETLPQEPMPSPPPPPSQAPQNASSPQPRKRAGRDLRAAIGVGVGLGAVIFASLFIVKAVFVGVIVVAVVVGLWELTSRLQEKKGIKAPLVPLAVGGAAMVIAGYVRGAEGAWVAMALTALAVLVWRMTEPPEDYLKDVTAGVFAAFYVPFLATFVAMLLTADDGPQRVVTFLVLTVVSDTGAYAVGWRFGKTKLAPRISPGKTREGLLGAVAFAMAAGALCMEFLVDGGAWWQGLLLGLAVAVSATLGDLGESMIKRDLGIKDMGTLLPGHGGIMDRLDSLLPTAPVVWLLLAAFVGTG from the coding sequence ATGAACGACTCTCCCTGGGCCGCCGAGCCGGCCGCGGCGGGTCCCGCATACGATGCGCTGGTGGGCCCGCAGACTCGGCCCATGCCCATCGTGCCCGATGCCGCCGGCCGTGATTTCGACGACCGGGAAGCACGCGATCGGGGGGCCGCCTTCGCCGGCGGCCCCCCGTTCCGCGCCGAGACGCTGCCGCAGGAGCCCATGCCCAGCCCCCCGCCTCCGCCTTCGCAGGCACCGCAGAACGCATCGTCCCCGCAGCCGAGGAAGCGTGCGGGACGGGACCTGCGGGCCGCCATAGGGGTCGGCGTCGGCCTCGGCGCGGTCATCTTCGCCTCGCTGTTCATCGTCAAGGCGGTCTTCGTCGGCGTCATCGTCGTCGCGGTCGTCGTGGGCCTGTGGGAACTGACCTCCCGGCTCCAGGAGAAGAAGGGCATCAAGGCTCCGCTGGTGCCCCTCGCGGTCGGCGGCGCGGCGATGGTCATCGCCGGCTACGTCCGCGGGGCCGAGGGCGCCTGGGTGGCCATGGCGCTCACCGCGCTGGCGGTCCTGGTGTGGCGGATGACGGAACCGCCCGAGGACTACCTCAAGGACGTCACCGCGGGGGTCTTCGCGGCCTTCTACGTGCCGTTCCTGGCGACCTTCGTCGCGATGCTGCTCACCGCCGACGACGGCCCGCAGCGCGTGGTCACCTTCCTGGTCCTGACCGTGGTCAGCGACACGGGGGCCTACGCGGTCGGCTGGCGCTTCGGCAAGACGAAGCTGGCGCCGCGCATCAGCCCCGGCAAGACCCGCGAGGGGCTCCTCGGAGCCGTCGCCTTCGCGATGGCGGCCGGCGCGCTGTGCATGGAGTTCCTGGTCGACGGCGGCGCGTGGTGGCAGGGCCTGCTGCTGGGCCTCGCGGTCGCGGTCAGCGCCACCCTGGGCGACCTCGGCGAGTCGATGATCAAGCGGGACCTCGGCATCAAGGACATGGGCACCCTGCTCCCCGGGCACGGCGGCATCATGGACCGGCTCGACTCGCTGCTGCCGACCGCTCCGGTCGTGTGGCTGCTGCTGGCCGCCTTCGTGGGCACCGGCTGA
- the rlmN gene encoding 23S rRNA (adenine(2503)-C(2))-methyltransferase RlmN has product MAPRPVPGELTFVAPRGAKKPPRHLADLTPAERREAVAAIGEKPFRAKQLSQHYFARYAHDPAEWTDIPAGSREKLQRELLPELMNVIRHISCDDDTTRKTLWKLHDGTLVESVLMRYPDRVTMCISSQAGCGMNCPFCATGQAGLDRNLSTAEIVHQIVDGMRALRDGEVPGGPARLSNIVFMGMGEPLANYKRVVGAIRRLTDPEPDGLGLSQRGITVSTVGLVPAMLRFADEGFKCRLAVSLHAPDDELRDTLVPVNTRWKVREVLDAAWEYAEKSGRRISIEYALIRDINDQAWRGDLLGRLLKGKRVHVNLIPLNPTPGSKWTASRPEDEKAFVEAIARHGVPVTVRDTRGQEIDGACGQLAASER; this is encoded by the coding sequence ATGGCCCCCCGTCCTGTCCCGGGAGAGCTCACCTTCGTCGCCCCCCGCGGGGCCAAGAAGCCGCCCCGGCACCTCGCCGACCTCACCCCGGCCGAGCGTCGGGAAGCGGTGGCCGCGATCGGCGAGAAGCCGTTCCGGGCCAAGCAGCTGTCCCAGCACTACTTCGCCCGCTACGCCCACGACCCGGCCGAGTGGACCGACATCCCGGCCGGCTCGCGCGAGAAGCTCCAGCGGGAACTGCTGCCCGAGCTGATGAACGTCATCCGGCACATCAGCTGTGACGACGACACCACCCGCAAGACCCTGTGGAAGCTGCACGACGGCACGCTCGTGGAGTCCGTGCTGATGCGCTACCCCGACCGGGTGACGATGTGCATCTCCTCGCAGGCCGGCTGCGGCATGAACTGCCCGTTCTGCGCCACCGGCCAGGCGGGGCTCGACCGCAACCTGTCGACCGCCGAGATCGTGCACCAGATCGTCGACGGCATGCGCGCCCTGCGCGACGGAGAGGTCCCCGGCGGGCCGGCCCGCCTGTCCAACATCGTCTTCATGGGCATGGGCGAACCGCTGGCCAACTACAAGCGCGTCGTCGGCGCCATCCGCCGCCTCACCGACCCCGAGCCCGACGGCCTGGGCCTGTCGCAGCGCGGCATCACGGTCTCCACCGTCGGCCTGGTCCCGGCCATGCTGCGCTTCGCCGACGAGGGCTTCAAGTGCCGCCTCGCGGTGTCGCTGCACGCGCCGGACGACGAGCTGCGCGACACCCTCGTCCCCGTCAACACCCGCTGGAAGGTCCGCGAGGTCCTCGACGCGGCCTGGGAGTACGCGGAGAAGTCCGGCCGGCGCATCTCCATCGAGTACGCGCTGATCCGCGACATCAACGATCAGGCCTGGCGCGGCGACCTCCTCGGCCGGCTGCTCAAGGGCAAGCGGGTCCACGTCAACCTGATCCCGCTGAACCCGACGCCGGGCTCGAAGTGGACGGCGTCGCGGCCCGAGGACGAGAAGGCCTTCGTGGAGGCCATCGCCCGGCACGGCGTGCCGGTGACCGTCCGCGACACCCGCGGTCAGGAGATCGACGGGGCCTGCGGCCAGCTCGCCGCCTCGGAGCGCTGA
- a CDS encoding thiamine ABC transporter substrate-binding protein, translating into MSTTKKIAGVALATALGVTALSACGGGEGKDKPGASDAPTKSKTVTLVSHDSFSVSDGVLKEFEQQSGYTVKILKSGDAGTALNQEILTKGSPRGDVFFGVDNTLLSRALENGIFTPYEPKGLDAIASEYVLDKGHKVTPIDSGDICVNYDKAYFADKKIAPPQTLDDLLKPEYKNLLVTENAATSSPGLGFLLASIGKYGEDGWKDYWSKLKDNGVEVVDGWEQAYNERFSGSAGGKKAKGDRPLVVSYASSPPVEVIYADPQPAEAPTGVATGTCFRQIEFAGLLKGAKNEAGGKALIDFLVSKKFQEDMPLNMFVNPVVKGAALPEAFTKHGVVIEKPETVAPEDIAKNREQWVKAWSSLVVK; encoded by the coding sequence GTGAGCACCACCAAGAAGATCGCGGGAGTCGCGCTCGCGACCGCGCTCGGGGTCACCGCGCTCAGCGCCTGTGGCGGCGGCGAGGGCAAGGACAAGCCCGGCGCGAGCGACGCCCCGACGAAGTCCAAGACGGTCACGCTCGTCTCCCACGACTCCTTCAGCGTCTCCGACGGGGTCCTGAAGGAGTTCGAGCAGCAGAGCGGCTACACCGTCAAGATCCTGAAGTCCGGGGACGCGGGCACCGCCCTCAACCAGGAGATCCTCACCAAGGGCTCCCCGCGCGGCGACGTCTTCTTCGGCGTGGACAACACGCTGCTCTCGCGCGCCCTGGAGAACGGGATCTTCACCCCGTACGAGCCCAAGGGCCTGGACGCGATCGCCTCGGAGTACGTGCTCGACAAGGGCCACAAGGTCACCCCGATCGACTCGGGCGACATCTGCGTCAACTACGACAAGGCCTACTTCGCCGACAAGAAGATCGCCCCGCCGCAGACGCTGGACGACCTGCTCAAGCCCGAGTACAAGAACCTGCTGGTCACCGAGAACGCCGCGACCTCCTCGCCCGGCCTCGGCTTCCTCCTCGCCTCCATCGGCAAGTACGGCGAGGACGGTTGGAAGGACTACTGGAGCAAGCTCAAGGACAACGGCGTCGAGGTCGTCGACGGCTGGGAGCAGGCCTACAACGAGCGCTTCTCCGGCTCGGCGGGCGGCAAGAAGGCCAAGGGCGACCGCCCGCTGGTCGTCTCCTACGCCTCCAGCCCGCCGGTCGAGGTCATCTACGCCGACCCGCAGCCGGCCGAGGCCCCCACGGGCGTCGCCACCGGGACCTGCTTCCGCCAGATCGAGTTCGCGGGCCTGCTCAAGGGCGCGAAGAACGAGGCGGGCGGCAAGGCGCTGATCGACTTCCTGGTGAGCAAGAAGTTCCAGGAGGACATGCCGCTCAACATGTTCGTGAACCCGGTCGTCAAGGGCGCGGCCCTGCCCGAGGCCTTCACGAAGCACGGCGTGGTCATCGAGAAGCCGGAGACGGTCGCCCCCGAGGACATCGCCAAGAACCGTGAGCAGTGGGTCAAGGCATGGTCCTCGCTGGTCGTGAAGTAG
- a CDS encoding iron ABC transporter permease, giving the protein MAVPLAFFGLFFAYPVAAIVGRGLRTDEGWRFGRIGEVLGRPDIADVLWFTTWQALASTALTLLVALPGAYVLARFSFPGRQLLRALVTVPFVLPTVVVGTAFLALVGRGGLSDEVWGVRLDTTVWAILLAHVFFNYAVVVRTVGGLWAQLDPRQEEAARVLGAGRFGAWWRVTLPALGPAVAAAALMVFLFTFTSFGVVQILGGPSYATLEVEVYRQTAQLLDLSTAAVLTMVQFVAVGLILAVHAWTVRRRETALRLVDPARTAHPPRGWAQRALLGGVLLTVVLLIVAPLAVLVERSFDAPGGYGLGFYRALQDAGAGGGTFLVPPLEAIWNSLQYALAATAIALFVGGLAAAALTRRAGRFVRGFDALLMLPLGVSAVTVGFGFLITLDEPPLDLRTSWILVPLAQALVGVPFVVRTMLPVLRAVDGRLREAAAVLGASPWRAWREVDLPMVRRALLIAAGFAFAVSLGEFGATVFIARPDRPTLPVAVARLLGRAGELNYGQAMALSTILMLVCAVALLALERLRPDKTSGEF; this is encoded by the coding sequence ATGGCCGTGCCGCTCGCCTTCTTCGGGCTCTTCTTCGCCTACCCCGTCGCCGCGATCGTCGGCCGCGGACTGAGGACGGACGAGGGCTGGCGGTTCGGCCGGATCGGCGAGGTCCTGGGCCGCCCCGACATCGCCGACGTGCTGTGGTTCACCACCTGGCAGGCGCTCGCCTCGACGGCGCTGACGCTGCTTGTGGCGCTGCCCGGGGCGTACGTCCTCGCCCGCTTCTCCTTCCCCGGCAGGCAACTGCTGCGCGCCCTGGTGACGGTCCCGTTCGTGCTGCCGACGGTGGTCGTCGGCACCGCGTTCCTGGCGCTGGTAGGGCGGGGCGGGCTGTCCGACGAGGTGTGGGGGGTGCGCCTGGACACCACCGTCTGGGCGATCCTGCTCGCCCACGTCTTCTTCAACTACGCCGTGGTCGTGCGGACCGTCGGCGGGCTCTGGGCGCAGCTCGACCCGCGCCAGGAGGAGGCCGCCCGGGTGCTGGGCGCCGGGCGGTTCGGGGCGTGGTGGCGGGTGACGCTGCCCGCGCTCGGGCCGGCCGTGGCCGCGGCCGCCCTGATGGTGTTCCTGTTCACGTTCACCTCCTTCGGCGTCGTGCAGATCCTCGGCGGGCCCTCGTACGCCACGCTGGAGGTGGAGGTCTACCGGCAGACCGCGCAGCTGCTGGACCTGTCGACGGCCGCCGTGCTGACGATGGTGCAGTTCGTCGCCGTCGGCCTGATCCTCGCCGTGCACGCCTGGACGGTGCGTCGCCGGGAGACGGCGCTGCGGCTCGTGGACCCGGCGCGCACGGCGCACCCGCCGCGCGGCTGGGCGCAGCGGGCCCTGCTGGGCGGGGTGCTGCTGACCGTGGTGCTGTTGATCGTGGCCCCGCTGGCCGTGCTGGTGGAACGGTCCTTCGACGCGCCCGGCGGGTACGGCCTGGGCTTCTACCGGGCGCTGCAGGACGCGGGCGCCGGGGGCGGAACGTTTCTGGTGCCGCCGCTGGAGGCGATCTGGAACTCCCTTCAGTACGCGCTCGCCGCCACCGCCATCGCCCTGTTCGTCGGCGGGCTCGCGGCCGCCGCGCTGACGCGGCGCGCGGGGCGTTTCGTACGGGGCTTCGACGCGCTCCTGATGCTGCCGCTCGGGGTGTCCGCGGTGACGGTGGGCTTCGGGTTCCTGATCACCCTGGACGAGCCGCCGTTGGACCTGCGGACCTCGTGGATCCTGGTGCCGCTGGCGCAGGCGCTCGTCGGGGTGCCGTTCGTGGTGCGGACGATGCTGCCGGTGCTGCGGGCCGTGGACGGGCGGCTGCGGGAGGCGGCGGCGGTGCTCGGCGCGTCGCCGTGGCGGGCGTGGCGCGAGGTGGACCTGCCGATGGTGCGGCGGGCCCTGCTGATCGCGGCCGGTTTCGCCTTCGCGGTGTCGCTGGGGGAGTTCGGGGCGACGGTGTTCATCGCCCGGCCCGACCGTCCGACGCTGCCGGTGGCCGTGGCGCGGCTGCTGGGGCGGGCCGGGGAGCTGAACTACGGCCAGGCCATGGCCCTGAGCACGATTTTGATGCTGGTGTGCGCGGTGGCCCTGCTGGCGCTGGAGCGACTGCGGCCCGACAAGACCTCGGGAGAGTTCTGA
- a CDS encoding ABC transporter ATP-binding protein, producing MTLLRLVGVSVRFGDRAVVDAVDLEVAEHETVCVLGPSGSGKSTLLRVVAGLQPVSEGRVLLGDVDQAGVPVHRRGVGLMFQDHQLFPHRDVGGNVAFGLRMRGSAKPAYEDRVARLLELVGLPGAQRRAVASLSGGEQQRVALARALAPSPRLLMLDEPLGQLDRGLRERLVVELKELFTRLGTTVLAVTHDQGEAFALADRVVVMRDGRIAQTGTPLEVWRRPASEFVARFLGFDNVVPATVAGGSAGTPWGEVPVPAGSPQGEQRLLIRPAGVVVGGGEDGLRCEVASRTFRGTHVALLLRPESGPVLEAECELATAPAVGERVGVTFAPSQVVVLPPGPF from the coding sequence ATGACTTTGCTGCGACTCGTCGGGGTGTCGGTCCGCTTCGGCGACCGGGCGGTGGTGGACGCGGTGGACCTGGAGGTCGCCGAGCACGAGACGGTGTGCGTGCTGGGGCCGAGCGGCAGCGGCAAGTCCACTCTGCTGCGGGTGGTGGCCGGACTCCAGCCGGTGTCCGAGGGGCGGGTGCTGCTCGGCGACGTCGACCAGGCCGGGGTGCCCGTACACCGGCGGGGGGTCGGCCTGATGTTCCAGGACCACCAGCTCTTCCCGCACCGCGACGTCGGCGGCAACGTCGCCTTCGGCCTGCGGATGCGGGGCTCCGCGAAGCCGGCCTACGAGGACCGGGTCGCCCGGCTCCTGGAGCTGGTCGGGCTCCCGGGCGCCCAGCGTCGGGCCGTCGCCTCCCTGTCCGGAGGCGAACAGCAGCGGGTGGCGCTGGCCCGTGCCCTGGCCCCCTCGCCCCGGCTGCTCATGCTGGACGAACCCCTCGGACAGCTGGACCGGGGGCTGCGCGAGCGGCTGGTCGTGGAGCTCAAGGAGCTGTTCACCCGGCTGGGCACCACCGTGCTGGCCGTCACCCACGACCAGGGCGAGGCCTTCGCGTTGGCCGACCGGGTGGTCGTGATGCGGGACGGGCGCATCGCCCAGACGGGCACCCCGCTGGAGGTGTGGCGGCGCCCCGCGTCCGAGTTCGTGGCCCGTTTCCTCGGCTTCGACAACGTGGTCCCGGCGACCGTGGCGGGCGGCTCGGCCGGCACGCCCTGGGGCGAGGTGCCCGTCCCGGCCGGGTCCCCGCAGGGGGAGCAGCGGCTGCTGATCCGGCCGGCGGGGGTCGTCGTGGGAGGCGGCGAGGACGGGTTGCGCTGCGAAGTGGCCTCGCGCACCTTCCGGGGCACGCACGTGGCGCTGCTGCTGCGGCCCGAGTCGGGGCCGGTGCTGGAGGCCGAGTGCGAACTCGCGACCGCCCCGGCGGTGGGGGAGCGGGTCGGGGTCACCTTCGCCCCGTCCCAGGTGGTCGTCCTTCCCCCCGGGCCCTTTTAG
- a CDS encoding cytochrome P450: MSQAILRQIMDYANRADPYPLYEELRRTPVSHGEGGPYVVSTYYEIQSLLHDPRISSDARNLGSTAADPLGEAEEETALPPSFLKLDPPEHDRLRRMTNRPFGPPHSPHRIHGMRGELGDIVTGLIDGIVEKGDPDRIDLVEEFSYPFPVTVICRLLGVPSEDEARFHVWADILAASLDPDPDAAPGAGREKTRDARMELGMYLAGLIEERRKDPGDDMLSRLATGDGGPDGSMTTMEVLSTAALLLIAGHETTVNLITNGMLTLLRHPEVLERLRRDPALSVPLVEELLRYEPPVQLLPQRTTLADIEINGVSVPKGASMWLILASGNRDPKRFEHPDRFDVDRPDVQHLGLGSGIHSCFGAPLARQEAQVALSELARRLENPRLLEDPPPYRRNAVLRGPRHLPIAVDGIRTA; the protein is encoded by the coding sequence ATGAGCCAAGCCATCCTTCGGCAGATCATGGACTACGCCAACCGGGCCGACCCGTACCCGCTGTACGAGGAGCTCCGCAGGACGCCGGTGTCCCACGGCGAGGGCGGGCCGTACGTGGTCAGCACCTACTACGAGATCCAGTCGCTGCTGCACGACCCCCGGATCAGCTCCGACGCCCGCAACCTCGGCTCGACGGCCGCCGATCCGCTCGGCGAGGCGGAGGAGGAGACCGCCCTGCCGCCGTCGTTCCTGAAGCTGGATCCACCCGAGCACGACCGGCTGCGCCGGATGACGAACCGGCCCTTCGGTCCCCCGCACTCCCCGCACCGGATCCATGGGATGCGCGGCGAACTCGGCGACATCGTCACCGGGCTCATCGACGGGATCGTGGAGAAGGGCGACCCGGACCGGATCGACCTGGTCGAGGAGTTCTCGTACCCCTTCCCGGTGACGGTGATCTGCCGGCTGCTCGGCGTGCCGAGCGAGGACGAGGCCCGCTTCCACGTCTGGGCGGACATCCTGGCCGCGAGCCTGGACCCCGATCCGGACGCCGCCCCGGGCGCCGGGCGCGAGAAGACGCGGGACGCCCGGATGGAACTGGGCATGTACCTGGCCGGCCTGATCGAGGAGCGGCGCAAGGACCCCGGCGACGACATGCTCTCCCGGCTGGCCACCGGGGACGGCGGCCCGGACGGCTCCATGACCACGATGGAGGTGCTCAGCACGGCGGCCCTGCTGCTGATCGCGGGCCACGAGACCACCGTCAACCTGATCACGAACGGCATGCTCACCCTGTTGCGCCACCCCGAGGTACTGGAGCGGCTGCGCCGGGATCCCGCGCTGTCGGTGCCCCTGGTCGAGGAGCTGCTGCGCTACGAGCCCCCGGTGCAGTTGCTGCCCCAGCGCACCACGCTCGCCGACATCGAGATCAACGGGGTGTCCGTCCCCAAGGGCGCCTCGATGTGGCTGATCCTCGCCTCCGGCAACCGCGACCCGAAGCGCTTCGAGCACCCGGACCGCTTCGACGTGGACCGCCCCGACGTCCAGCACCTGGGGCTGGGCAGCGGGATCCACAGCTGCTTCGGCGCCCCGCTGGCCCGGCAGGAGGCGCAGGTGGCGCTGAGCGAGCTGGCCCGCAGGCTGGAGAACCCCCGCCTGCTGGAGGACCCGCCCCCGTACCGCCGGAACGCGGTCCTGCGCGGCCCGCGCCACCTGCCGATCGCGGTGGACGGCATCCGGACGGCCTGA